The genomic segment AACTTAAGGATATACAGTTCATAATTAATATTATGGATGAGTATAGCATCGAAAGAATAAAAATATACGATTTATGTAAAGTTATGGGGATACTTTTGGACAATGCACTGGAAGCAGCGGTTGAATCTGCTAAGAAGTATGTAGAGCTATCAATTGCTAAAAACTCTCAGAATGCTATTATTATTGAAATAATCAATTCATATGCAGGAAGCCCAAACAAAGAAAAGATTTTTGAAAATGGTTATACTACAAAGGCAGGGCATAGCGGATTCGGACTTTGGGAGGTTAAAAAGATTATATCTAAATATCAGAATTGCTCATTAACCACATCCGTCACAGAGTCTTTATTTACCCAAAGAATTGAAATTTTGTAGTAGAGTACTTCGATCTATAGTATAGCTAAAACACTTTTAACTTACTAAATAAGTGTTTTAGCTATATGTTTTGCAATAATCATTTTACATTTTAAATAATTATGTCGGTTTTTTAGTTAGAGATTTTGGTGCCTTAGGTTGATAGAAGCCAAAAGGTATGCATTCTGAAGCAACATTTGATGTTAAACCAACAAATAAGTTTACAAATATGCCTTTTAAAAATTTTTTCACGTTTCTCACTTCCTTTCCTTTTGAATTTTTCTATTAATTGCAAGACTAATATGTAATCTTTGATTAGCTTATCTTCTTTTGCATCCAAAAACCATATACCCTGCAGGCGATAAAGCCATCATCGGAATGAGTGATGAGATGATTATAACGTAATATATTTGCAAGTTAAGGTTTTTTATAAATAAGCATATGGCGAAAAATGTTATGAGAAAAGCACAGGATGTAATTTTTTGAATGCGTTTTTTTCTGTCACTGTATAAAGGTCCGTCAATAGTTTCACCGGGTGCATATTTTAATACCATCAGAATACTTGCTGCAAATATGACAATACTTGGTATGTAACTGCTGTATTTTATATGACTGGATAAAATAATTGTACCGAATATTGATAATAGATGTGTTATGATGCATTGAGTGCGTGTGCGTGAGTGTGCACCGCCTGCAGTTGATCTAAGCAAGCCTATTACTGCAAAGGCAATAGCAGCATAAACAACAACGCCTAAAAGAAATGCGATTAGAAATATTATTGCTGTAATAATTGTTTGAAATATTAATATATTGGCACCGTAAGATATTATTTCAGCTTTTT from the Pseudobacteroides sp. genome contains:
- a CDS encoding cyclic lactone autoinducer peptide, which gives rise to MRNVKKFLKGIFVNLFVGLTSNVASECIPFGFYQPKAPKSLTKKPT
- a CDS encoding accessory gene regulator B family protein, which codes for MIDKLSDIIASKIRENNRDITEEKAEIISYGANILIFQTIITAIIFLIAFLLGVVVYAAIAFAVIGLLRSTAGGAHSRTRTQCIITHLLSIFGTIILSSHIKYSSYIPSIVIFAASILMVLKYAPGETIDGPLYSDRKKRIQKITSCAFLITFFAICLFIKNLNLQIYYVIIISSLIPMMALSPAGYMVFGCKRR